Below is a genomic region from Raphanus sativus cultivar WK10039 chromosome 4, ASM80110v3, whole genome shotgun sequence.
GCTGCACTTATTGACTATGCGAGATCAGTTTCTGTTGAGCCTACACCTGATATGGTCGAGAACTTTCAGAACTTTCCAGGAGAAGGAGTTTATGGGAGAATAGAGGGTCAAGATATCTACATTGGAAACAAAAGAATTGGACACAGAGCTGGATGCTTAACAGGTCTCAAACCATTGCAACTAAAGCTACATTCTATGAACAGTCATGATCTATATCCATCTAACATTTGCATGATATCTTTATTTTGGATGTAAAATAAAGTTCCGGGGGCTGAAGCTAATATGAAGAGGGGTAAGACCATTGGTTACATATACATTGGAGAAGAACTAACCGGTAGTTTCAACCTTTTGGACGGTTGTCGACATGGGGCTGCTCAAGCTCTCCAGGAGCTCAAGTCCTTAAACATCAAAACAGCAATGCTCACTGGAGACAACCGAGATTCAGCCATGTCTATTCAAGAACAGGTGAAGCCGAGTCATTATATGATTCCCATGTGTCTTTATTTTAGTATTAAcgtttaatcatttttttccaGCTAGGGAATGCTTTGGATATAGTTCATGCAGAACTTCTTCCACAAGACAAAGCAAGAATCATCGATGAGTTCAAGAGACAAGGGCCTACAATGATGGTAGGAGATGGCCTTAACGATGCACCGGCCCTGGCTAAAGCAGACATTGGAATTTCAATGGGGATCTCAGGGTCAGCACTTGCTACAGAGACAGGAGATATCATTCTTATGTCCAACGACATAAACAAGATACCTAAAGGGATGAGACTGGCTAGGAGAAGTCATATGAAAGTGATTGAGAATGTGGTTTTGTCTGTGGGAATAAAAGGAGCAATCATGGTGCTTGGTTTGGTAGGTTACCCTCTTATTTGGGCAGCTGTTCTTGCAGATGCGGGGACTTGTTTGCTTGTGATACTCAATAGTATGATGCTTCTGCGTGACGAGCGTGAAGCCCCGCCTGTATGTTACcgtgcttctccttcttctccaccTTCTTCGCCGGTGAAGCTTGTGGAGGCTGAAGTGGAGGATCTAGAAGTGGGCTTGTTGGAGAAGAGTGGGGAGACAAGTAAAAAGAGTTGTCGCTCTGGTTGTTGTGGTGGCCCTAAGGACAAGCAACAAAACTGAAAGCAATCCTCTGATTTAGAGGGATTCTCAATATGTGAGTAATAAATGTTATAGGATTGAATGTTTTCTAATTTGTATGCCAAGTATTTGGAAACTATTGTGGCCGGAAGATGCAAAACTTATGCCAATTAGACGCATTTCAGTACTACATATATATTTGTGAATGATATTTTACGAAATCTAAGATATATATGGTCAAATCATGATATCATAAAAGCACTTTTATAGGTTTTTACACCAAGAATTCCGGAGCTCGAATATTACTCATCACGATAAATATAACACACTGGATTTTTGAAAcattaacaaaaaagaaactgGATACCCATTCTGATTTATAATTTGAAggtttttacatatatatataattggtaccttttaaaataaaaattaaaaattacaggAAGGGgagaattttataaatattttaacatctaattttatatgatatagaTTTTCCTACCAAATCTTATTAAATTTGGATATATGAAAAAGAGTTGATCATCGGTTTATGGATAATCACAGGTCAAAAATGCTaaagaattttatttatctcttctaatctattaatttagggattatctactatttgaagttctcatttaaattttggactctttcataattgttgctagaatatatgaTGTCtgctatacaatgcaacctaccaacttaaattaaaccaaatcttaaccaacatagattagttaaacctaaccagtaacacttttataatatttttggttaatctcttaatataactAGATCTAggactgggcgttcgggtacccattcgggtttcggttcagtctattcgggtttcgggttttcggggtcaaagatttcagtcccattcggatatttttaaatttcggttcgggttcggttcggatttttacgggttcggttcgggttcggataacccatttaaaatgtttttaaattttcaaaatttattatatactttaaattttcaaaatctataagaaagataatatattacatataaattttcataacatatatgccaaaataccttcatttaacacataaattagttttctttgaatatttggataaagaatcaatagatatttaactattttggtgttttcaatatattttagctattttaaacatttacttttgactatttgcatatatttccgagtattttggaaaattaaaaggtatcttatatatttttaatatttttaatatacattatatataaaaataatgtatatatattcaagtatataaatttatttcggatacattcgggtacccaaaatatttcggttcggatcgggttcggtttcggttctttaaataccgaaattttgaattcgttcggatatttaatcaattttggttcgggttcggtgctactttttggatcgggttcggttcggtttttcgggttcggattttttgcccagccctaattagatcatataaaactgaatcactcttaaatcaacgagttctatatcattccagacataagagaaaaaatatccgactcatttttaacgtaagcatacaaagaccgtgtatgcttatgctcattgatcttccaaaaaccaaataattgtggcatagaccacataggctcatgttcgtatcactaactttacttccatatatttactcttcacctacatcatatcacaacatacacagttatacaagaacatgatttttttttgttcaaacaaccaaataatggtggcatatggtcagtagattttttaaatatgtttttatatattacattttacgagactatgtgtatacgtttttttttgaaaaaaatgcataactatgtgtataagttaaaaggtaaaaaggtgtgacaaggcaaattattatactaaaaataaaagaagattaatacaaactaataacaagtacaacacaaaattataacactattaaattctatatatattttaataaaatattatatatatgtctaatatgtatatatatatataaatgttacacaaaatatatatataatattatatacacatattatatataccatatattattaattgaaatttgacaaatcaatttccgccctttagggcgggtcctaatctagtttttaattatttctcgGTCAATGAAGGGAACAATACAAGAGAAGATGACAGAGAGGGCGTTGTTTCCTTTAATCATATGGTTAAACGCCATGTGACTGATTAGAGGCGTGAAGACTTATAACTCTGCTCAGATGCCAACTAACGATTGACCCAATTGGCTAACTTAACTGAAAACAAATCTTTGGTTCCTTAAACATCATTATTCGGATATCTTAATTTGAATCTCTTAAAATATAGCAAAACATTTACATGGTTTAAATCTAATAAATTTCATCATTACGTATGTTTAATTTTAACTGGgcttttgaaaatataatcatcattgcgtatataaattttataaattcaataCTTGACTTAAACCCACCTTAAGTTGCCACGCTACCAGGAGAGGTCTaaagattaaatctaatattgaattgttattaaaaaatttgtggctcttttaattttaaaataagtcaGAAGTCTAACATATTAAATCTGTAATCGGTGTAATTATATGTACTTTTGTGAAacatcaaattaattttttaaattacaaacaTAGCTACTAAATTCATTTTTAGATGAAAAGCCAGATACTCCCAAACTAAGAAACTGTGAATTTAACCCAAAAGTGAAAAATCATCTTTACATAAGCATTGGGGATGATAGAAAGGTATGTAAATGTTCAAGTTAACTACATAGATGAGTCAACACATACTGCCACATCTCTCTAGCTAGTTGGACGTCTTAACGAACACCCTAATGATTTTAGGCTTTTATCTTGGCCTATTCTAACCGATGATAAAATATAGCATCCGATACTTTTTAGATTAGAATAAATAATATCGAGACAAAAATAATTTCTTGCTGATTTTAATATTCATCTCAAGAGAACAGAGCTAATTTAGCAATTATTAACATATTGTCATCATGTAAACTATAAACTCACTGGTCATGACTCATGATGTACGATCTCTTAACAAACTCTTGTTTCTATATTATTCTATTACTAATCCAactatttcttttatttgtatGATTATAAAGATTTCGGAGTGAATCCATACTTAATTAACAAAACTCTTCATCACTGAAAGTGTATTCGAAGTTATGGATTATGGGTTCAAATCCGGATAATATTCGAAGTTATGAGTTAATTTTTTTGAGAACTATTGTTATAATCAAAATTATGGGTTAATAACAGCTTATCTAGCGTAATAATCAAAGATTGCATGGAAAGCTGCTTATTATGATTAACTTAATATTGGCAGTTAGTAACTTAGTATTACATGCTTCGTCTTTGAAAAATCTTTTTTTAGCCGCCTTGCAAGGGAGGGCActaaaaagattaataaaagaGAACATTAACAGCTCAATTATTGACAATATTAGAGCATCAAGGAACATGTTCATGACCTTGACGCCCGATTTAATTATTAGATTATAAGTCTTGTTACATTGTGTTTTTTTGGATCAgttaataaataatttcttGAGAATTATTGGGAACCAATAAGACAACTACAGATTTCTTTAacatagaaagagagagacaacTATAGATTAAgtctttttttagaaaattacatttggATTAGGTCTTATTCTGTCCCAGTGAAAATCtgtatatgaaaatacatacgaATTAGTTGAACTTTATTCGTCTAAACAAATTTCTAATTAATAAcagtataattaaataaaataaagtaagtTTATACTTTTGCAATGATTCGGATTCCAGTTTTAACCTCATCATATCAAGTAAGTCTTGCATGCaagaaacaaaatatgtatGATGAGGATACCAGTTTTGGTGTCGTAACTCATAACCATATTCCAATAGCGGTTGTATATCTTAGAATAAGACTGAAATTTCGATCAGAGCTACTTATATAAAATGGACTGATTCATGAATCGCATGAAAAAAGCTTCACTCAAAGTTACAGAAATAGTTGGTTTGATATATATGTTTCACATTGTAATACTAAACAATGCCTTAcagagtttcaaaaaaaaaaaaagtcttataTGACTATTGCCACTAGACTAGTTAATTTTCTAAGcctattttataatttttcaataaTTTCAGAATGTGAATTAGTTAATTTCGAAAAGTCAACATTCGATTATATTCCAtgttttaactttaaaaataaggTAGATGCCTTTTAGTAAAATCAAATCAGATGAATTCTTCTTCTTGTCACTTGTCCCTTTCGATCTTGTTTAAGTAGTTGGTGCGAAGTGGTAACATGCGATTGAGTTGTCAAAGATAAGCATGCATGGATATGTGatacatatatacaaatagggattcattttttttttcgtgacaaaaaaaaagggattcatttttttttgtcactagACAAATAGGGATTCATAACGTTGTCTTTACATCTGTAAGATTACCCacatacacaaaataaaataaaaaatgtattaataATTTCTCGTTTCGTTTTTAATTGATACATCTCTTTTCGACTAAATTCCAGACTAACTGTAAGAGTCCAGCCGATTCGAGTTCTGCAATGATCAATTTTATACATCTGCAATCACTGTCTCCATCAGTATAGACCAGTAGATTACAGCTAGTTTCTTGATTTACTTGACAATTAACACAAATATAGAAAGAAcaattaaattactaaataGGACCCTCACCTTAGCCTCCTCTCAAGTTGTCAATATCAAGATGTGGTGTTCATCCATATGCCTAACAGTTTATCCtgcttattttaatttattgttgAGCACATCATCTTCAGACTAATCatcaataatttatatttaaaaagcTCAATTGGTACCATTTCCTTCATTAAAATTGCTCTTACTATCCCCTATAAGAAGAGACCCCCTCCAAACcaatacaataaaatttataattagcCATGGAGAAGAAGACTAACCAAACCATCTTCTCCATatttactcttcttcttctttttgcttCAAGTGTCTCTGCTCAGCTTCGGACAGGTTTCTACCAGAACTCATGCCCGAACGTAGAAAGCATTGTCCGTAACGCCGTCCGTCAAAAATTCCAGCAGACTTTTGTCACTGCTCCAGCCACCCTCCGCCTCTTCTTCCACGATTGCTTCGTTCGTGTACGTAACTAtatatgacatatatatattggaactcaaataattttattttcttaacttgagtTTAACATATTTCCTTCTACatagattaccaaaaaaaaaaaaatatttccttcTACATATATTATTCttcaaacaaaacattaaatttaCGTACTTAACTTTcttgttatatatgaatatttaggGATGTGATGCTTCGATAATGATAGCATCTCCATCGGAGAGAGACCATCCGGATGACATGTCATTGGCCGGAGACGGATTTGACACAGTGGTGAAGGCGAAGCAGGCCGTTGATAGAGATCCTAGATGCCGCAACAAAGTCTCATGTGCTGACATTTTGGCTCTCGCTACTCGTGAAGTCGTCGTTTTGGTATGAATATACCTTCTTCTAGTAACAtatactaatattaatattcatCTCTCTTTCTTGTCCTTAATACTATTATATTGTCCGAGGTATTGTAGTATTAAGAATTGGTTTTGCGGGTGAAAAGCTActcattattaaatatataacaccatggttttggcttttttttttgtcaaccaaaaaatatatgtttggtttGAGTTAACAAAATTATCTATATACATATTGTAATAATGTGAGCCCTTTTGTTGGCGGTTCGTAATCATTTTATACAAGTACAGTAAAACTAACAAGAGGTCATATAGTCAGGATAAAAACGAATTATTGATTATATCCTGTAATGTGCAGACCGGAGGACCTAGCTACCCGGTGGAGCTAGGGAGGAGAGATGGCAGATTATCTACGAAGGCAAGCGTTCAAAATAATTTGCCACAGCCCGGGTTTAACCTAAACCAGCTCAATGCCATGTTCAACCGTCACGGTCTCTCTCAAACCGACATGATCGCCCTCTCAGGTTTGTACCAGACGAAACTGAACTATTGAGATAAGGACATAACATAGAAGACAAAATAAACACAATATATTATTGTAATTTCAGGAGCGCACACTCTCGGATTCGCACATTGCGGAAAATTCTCGAACCGAATTTACAATTTTAGCCCTAGAACCCGTATCGACCCGAGTTTGAACAGTGGCTACGCGCTTCAGCTTCGCCAGATGTGCCCGCAACGTGTGGACCCACGTATCGCGATCAACATGGATCCGACCTCGCCACGTACTTTCGACAACGCTTACTTCAAGAACCTTCAACAAGGAAAGGGTCTTTTCACGTCTGATCAAGTATTGTTCACAGACCAACGGTCTAGAGCTACGGTTAATTCGTTTGCCAACAGTGAAACAGCTTTTAGACAAGCTTTTATCTCAGCCATCACGAAGTTGGGTCGTGTTGGGGTTATGACTGGTAATGCTGGTGAGATTCGAAGGGATTGTTCACGTGTCAATTAGTTTGATTTGAtgggtttgtttcttttttccttaagaagatttcatatttttcttcttaataataaaatcgtattgttttttaataatatttcaaaagtaTCGGAAATGGGAACGTGGATCAATAATAAGATGGCTTCATATcgtttctcttctctttttttttgataagtttCTCTTCTCCTTTTGAGTTAAGCTTGTAGTGATGCTATTATGGTTTTTTAATGAGACAATAGCAGTTTCATTTGATACTATTGTGGTGAGAGACTCTATTTGAGACATGCTTTTACGTGTCTAAGCTAGATAAATAAACAACTATATGCTCATCAAGTCACTATCATGCCACAATTTTGCTAGTTGTATTCTCTGATAAGCTTTTTTTATTTGAAGCTTTATGATTTGAGTGTCCGGGTaacaaacaattattttataccATACTATACAAGATTTGAAACgagaaattaaaaagatattattgatAACCGATTCAAACGTTACAACCACTAGCATCACTGCGTTATGCACTACCCTCAGTCTTCGTTTTTTTATTTCACATCATTGTTGTTTTGTCAAGTACTTTTTGTATGTTAGCTATGGTAACCTTCGGCATACTGGATTGCGGGCTGTTGTGTTTGTAATGGAGAGGCCTATTATCTTGGACCAGTCTAAAAGTACTAACTAATTATGCCTTTTGgatgtttcttctttctttatatttttctggCTGATAGTCTCACCGAGGCACGGCTCTGCATGTCCTTATGTAGTTATAAGTTGTAACATTAAGGTCCACAAGCAATTAAGCAAAGTAAAATAGAAGATTGACAAGAGGAGAACTGGTTCGTGTTGGCAAAAAACaacaaagaaacagaggaaaattCTAAGGTCTGGAAACAACCCTGTTGTTATTAATTCAAGTCCTAATGAAGTACATGTGGAGAAAGACATTGAACAAAAGGATCAACATGATAATCATGCttgtaataaaaattcagaTATTCCATTATTCTATGAAACTTCAGAAGAGGAGAAACACGACTATTTCAGgagttataaatatttcaagAAGTTTATTGCAGATGAGCGAAATAAGAAAACGATTGATGCTGACAACTGACAAGCATAAGAGAACTGGAATTTTCAAAGAGGATGATGATGTGATTGTGTTCTTTAAGTAAGAAAAGGTTCCCAATTGGTACAAACAAACAAAGGGCAACTCAGATCGAACTTTTTCAAGGCAGGTGTGATTCATCATGGGAAAGTCTTAGGAGAGATCATATAtctattatctttttttttctatagatttgcatatttatgtttttgggtGTTTTcctttattatatatgtttacatAGTGAATTTATAAGTTCAGAACTTCAGATGATGTGCAAGAAcgcaaaaataaacaatttcatTTGTAAGggcacagaaaaaaaaacaaatacattttcaataataaaagtttcagattttttacttttttctggCGAGTTCCAGAAATTATTCTTCAAATATGTCGGTTTGCAAACTTGATTTTGGTAGGCTTAGCTCATGCTAAACCTAGCAAAATCTCTCGACAATAACCTTGAGAGAGGtcatgaagaaaaagaaaacaacacaAAATAAGGGAAAAATGATCAATCATATCAACATATGCTTGGTTTGCGCTCTTCTTTCTATGACTAGACAGTGTAGTGTCCTGGAGTTTCAATGTCCAAACCCTTTAGCTTCGCTACTGATTCCACATGTCCCTTGAGTGTGTGCAGCTCCCTAAGCCTGTTGTTAACGTAAAAAAAACATGCAGTTAGTGTCTAGTTCCAGTCAAAGAATCGGTAATACTTAAAAAGGTTGAGACAAAAGGATTATCATACCTAGCGATCTCAGCTCTTCTCTTGGCTTGCTCTGCAATCTCAGACAGTTCTCTGTAAGTTCCATGCTCAGGAATGACGTTAACGGTTTCTTTTGGCTGCAAACCGTGAAGTGTCCTCTGAGCAACTGCCCATTGAGCCTCCCTCTCTTCTTTTCCGAAATCTTTCTTGGTCGTTAAAGCAATCCTGTTGTCGGTCATGTTGAGCCAAGCCTTTCCAGACAAGGTGTAGCGAATGGCAAACTTGAGAATGTCCAGTGGGAAGTATGTAATGATACTGTATAGCCAGATCACTCCAGCCCATCCCCATCCAATACCTTTAACCTCTGCGAACTCCCAGTTGGCATAGACCGCAATCACAGTGGCAACCTGCATTTGGAACAAACAACATGTTCGTTGATGACCTTTCCCTACCTCAGAATGTGGAGTTGTGATTATGATGATCTTACCAGTTGTGCAATGAGGAAAGCAATCATCAGCAACGCTCCAGGACGTTCAACAAAGGACCAACTCCTTGATCTTGTGACGAAGATTAGAGCTTGACTAATGATACTAACTTGTAGATACAACGCACTCATTAGCTCGTGATCATTACCCCTGATGGACCTCACACCAAACTTGTCCTGTAAAATCGAAACTGAAAGTTAAAAACTCTATATATACACTTAGCAAAAGAagacattattattattattattatcattattattattattattaccgaGAAAAAGTCGGTCTCGTGTGCCAACCAGAAGAAAACAACAGTCATGATGGCTAAGTAGCTTCCAAGCACAACTCCAGTAGCAAAAATTTCTCTAAGTTTCCAGCTATCAGGTGTGGGAGATGGCGTGACTCTGTCCTTTGAAATTGTCATGATGGTACCTATAgagacatatataatataaataacttGTATCTAAGGTTTATTCAAAAGGACAGTCTGGCTCACCATCGTTAAGAATGGCAATGATCAAAACCATAAATGCTGAGAAGTCAAACTTCCATATCAAAGCAATAAGCATGAAACCAAGCACGATACGGATTGTGATTGAAACTGCGTATATTGTATAGTTCTTCATTCTCTGGAAAATAGCTCTGCTGGTGAGGACAGCACTGATGATAACGCTGAGTCCAGGCTCAGTGAGAACGATATCTGAAGCTCCCCGAGCAGCGTCTGTAGCATCATCGACAGCAATACCAATATCAGCTTTCTTCAAAGCAGGAGCATCGTTGACACCATCACCAGTCATTCCAACAATATGCTTCCTCTCCTGCAACTTCTTCACGATCTCGTATTTGTGCTCTACAGTGTCCAAAACAAAAGAAGCTTAGATCTCATGTAACACACCACCTATGCATTGACAtgtatattctttttttaaaaaagaagataataacCTGGGAAGACTCCAGCAAAACCATCAGCCTGTTCAATCAAGTCCTCAACAGGAATGGTAGCAAGTGCTGGGTCCTTGTGATTACCGAGAAGAGCCGAGGATGGATACATGTTTGTTCCCATTCCAAGTCTGCGACCAGTTTCCTTTCCAATAGCAAGTTGGTCACCTGGCCACATAATTTGTACAAGAGAATGTTAGTGGGAAATGTAAATGTGTTTAGCTACCAGGTGTCCGGTTTCCAACTCAAAACCAATTAATAGTAAATAAATTGACACAACTTTTTCTATATAGGACATGTTTGTTTCTCCATCGGAATGAGCCATCGGGATGAAAatgagagttttgtttgtttagataCTAAAAGTGCAATTCATCCAGATGGATCATCCATATGATTTTGGGAAATTTAGGCTTAATTTTCCAACTTCTAATATAAGACTTTGTTATTACCAGTGATCATTTTGACATTAACACCAAGATGCAAAGCCCTTCGAATGGTTTCGGCACTGTCATGTCTTGGGGGATCAAAAAGTGGCAACAAGCCAACAAACTCCCACGGTCCACCTGGACTTTCCTTTGTTTTCTCTGGCACCGTCTAAAGAAGGAGACATGAACACAAACTAATGAATATTTGTTTCTAAGCAGAAGTGAAACTAAAAGGGTATCAAAGCAAAACAAGTTAAGTAAGTACCTGGCGAGAAACGGCCAACGACCTGAGACCACGCTCCGCATACTTTTCTATAATATCGAGCACCCTCTTGCTAAGGTCATTGCTGGCTTTGCAAAGTTCGAGGATCTGCTCGGGAGCACCTTTGCTGACTCTGTGCCAGTTACCACTAGAGTCTATGTAAGTTAAAGCAGTTCTCTTATCAGTAGGGTTGAATGGAAGGAAGTGAACTTCTCTAATTCCAGCTCgagcctcctttggatcagcaAGCATCCCAACCATCGCCGCATCGATAGCATCCTGGTTCTCAATTCTCGAAGCCATAGCCGCAAACAAAAGAACTTGGTCTTTTTCCACGCCCTTGCAGAAAACTTCAACCAAGTTTTTATCCACACTCAGTTTGTTGAGAGTTAGCGTTCCGGTTTTGTCACTGCACAGGACATCCATTCCAGCCATCTCTTCGATGGCGGTCATACGCTTGGTGATGGCACCTTGCTGAGCAAGCTTGTGAGAGCCAATAGCCATTGTCACTGACAAGACGGTAGGCATAGCAATAGGGATACCACCGATCAATAGGACCAAGAGATTATCAATTCCATCTCTGTACTTCCGGCGTTGGATAGGGTACATGACGAGAATCTCAATCACCATACCGATGGCAATGGAACAGATACAGAAATTTCCAATAGCTGTAAGAACCTTCTGGAAATGTCCGACTTGGTTTGTGCTGTCCACAAGGTGAGCAGCTTTA
It encodes:
- the LOC108849746 gene encoding peroxidase 45; this translates as MEKKTNQTIFSIFTLLLLFASSVSAQLRTGFYQNSCPNVESIVRNAVRQKFQQTFVTAPATLRLFFHDCFVRGCDASIMIASPSERDHPDDMSLAGDGFDTVVKAKQAVDRDPRCRNKVSCADILALATREVVVLTGGPSYPVELGRRDGRLSTKASVQNNLPQPGFNLNQLNAMFNRHGLSQTDMIALSGAHTLGFAHCGKFSNRIYNFSPRTRIDPSLNSGYALQLRQMCPQRVDPRIAINMDPTSPRTFDNAYFKNLQQGKGLFTSDQVLFTDQRSRATVNSFANSETAFRQAFISAITKLGRVGVMTGNAGEIRRDCSRVN
- the LOC108851401 gene encoding ATPase 2, plasma membrane-type; this encodes MSSLEDIKNETVDLEKCPIEEVFQQLKCTKEGLTTKEGEDRVLIFGYNKLEEKKESKILKFLGFMWNPLSWVMEAAAIMAIALANGDGRPPDWQDFVGIICLLVINSTISFIEENNAGNAAAALMAGLAPKTKVLRDGKWSEQEAAVLVPGDIVSIKLGDIIPADARLLEGDPLKVDQSALTGESLPVTKHPGQGVFSGSTCKQGEIEAVVIATGVHTFFGKAAHLVDSTNQVGHFQKVLTAIGNFCICSIAIGMVIEILVMYPIQRRKYRDGIDNLLVLLIGGIPIAMPTVLSVTMAIGSHKLAQQGAITKRMTAIEEMAGMDVLCSDKTGTLTLNKLSVDKNLVEVFCKGVEKDQVLLFAAMASRIENQDAIDAAMVGMLADPKEARAGIREVHFLPFNPTDKRTALTYIDSSGNWHRVSKGAPEQILELCKASNDLSKRVLDIIEKYAERGLRSLAVSRQTVPEKTKESPGGPWEFVGLLPLFDPPRHDSAETIRRALHLGVNVKMITGDQLAIGKETGRRLGMGTNMYPSSALLGNHKDPALATIPVEDLIEQADGFAGVFPEHKYEIVKKLQERKHIVGMTGDGVNDAPALKKADIGIAVDDATDAARGASDIVLTEPGLSVIISAVLTSRAIFQRMKNYTIYAVSITIRIVLGFMLIALIWKFDFSAFMVLIIAILNDGTIMTISKDRVTPSPTPDSWKLREIFATGVVLGSYLAIMTVVFFWLAHETDFFSDKFGVRSIRGNDHELMSALYLQVSIISQALIFVTRSRSWSFVERPGALLMIAFLIAQLVATVIAVYANWEFAEVKGIGWGWAGVIWLYSIITYFPLDILKFAIRYTLSGKAWLNMTDNRIALTTKKDFGKEEREAQWAVAQRTLHGLQPKETVNVIPEHGTYRELSEIAEQAKRRAEIARLRELHTLKGHVESVAKLKGLDIETPGHYTV